Sequence from the Nocardia brasiliensis genome:
TCGACGGCAAGGTGCCCGAGGTGACCGTCGACAGTGACGACACCAAGTTCGGTCCCGCGGTCGGCATGGTGGTGCACGCCGAGTTCCACGATGTCGAGGTCGTGGACAACGGGCGTGGCGGCGGCACCATCGGCAGTTCGTCGGCGGAGGTCACCTGGAGCAACGACGGTATCCGGCAGACGCTGGGCAACCTGGTCAGCGGCGTCCGCTCGGCACCGAGTTCGGGCATGCTCTCGCTGGACGTGCTCGGCGGGCTGGCCCAATTGCAGGTGCAGCCGGTGATCAAGGGCGGCGTCATCGAGGTGGAGACGATGTCGGCGCAGTTGCTCGGCATGGGCCTGCCGACCGACCTGGTGCAGGGTATCGTCGAGGTGTTCACCAAGAGTTTGCAGAGCTACCCCTACAACCTGACGCCGACCGAGGTGAAGGTCACCGACGATGGCATCGCGGTCAGGCTGACCGGCACCGGGGCCGAGCTGCCCGCCGCGACCGACAGCAGCGCCACCTGCGCCTGATCACACGAAACAGCCCGCGCAGCAACAACTCTGCCGCGCGAGGTGCCGAAACCCCGTGGTGCTACCGCACTCGAGGTCGGCTCAGGCCGGAAACCCCTCCAGCACTTCGGCCGACTTGGACAACCCGAGGCGCGTCGCGCCCGCCGCGATCAGCTGCGCCGCGGCCTCCGCGGTGCGGATACCACCGCTCGCCTTGACGCCGAGCCGCCCGCCGACGGTCGCCGCCATCAACTCGACGGCATGCACACTGGCCCCACCCGCGGGGTGAAAACCGGTGGAGGTCTTCACGAAATCCGCGCCGGCGCGTTCGGCGGCCCGGCACACCGCGACGATCGCGTCGTCGGGCAGCGCGGCCGACTCGATGATCACCTTCAGCACCGCCCGCTCGCCGATCGCCTCGCGCACCGTCACGATGTCGGCGAGCACCGCGTCGTATTCGCCGGCCAGCGCGGCGCCGACGTCGATCACCATGTCCACCTCGGCCGCGCCCTGCTCGACGGCGAGCCGCGCTTCGGCGCCCTTGACCAGCGAATGGTGTTTGCCCGAAGGGAATCCGGCGACCGTGGCCACCACCAGGCCCGGCGCGCGCACCGGCAGCATCGAGGGCGAGACGCAGATCGCGAGCACCCCCAGTTCGCGGGCTTGCTCGATCAGCGCGGTGACGTCGGCGGGGGTCGCCCCCGGCGCCAGCAGCGTGTGATCGATCATTGCGGCCACTTCGGCCCTGGTCGGTGACGCGGAACTAGCCATGGCCTGAAAGTCTGGCACACCGGTGGCGAATTCCGTTGCGCGCCTGCTGACACTTCCCGCACACTCGTACTGGTGCCGGATCGACGGTAGTGACGCGGCGGCTGAGTGGTTAACGTGTGCGGATGGGGCTCTACTTGGTTCGGGAGGAGACAACACCGTGCTGATCCGTCGCGAACGCGCCGACGACATCGCGGCGATTGCGGCCGTCCATCGCAGTGCGTTCGCACCGCAGGCCGGGGACGGCGGTAGCGCCGAACCCGCCGAGGTGGGCCTGGTCGCCCGCCTACGCAGCGACGCGTCCTGGATACCCACCCTCTCGATGGTCGCGGTGGAGTACGACACCGTGGTCGGCCACGTCTGCCTGACCCGGGCCGCGGTCGGTCCGTTCCCGGCACTCGCGCTCGGCCCGATCGGCGTGCTTGCCGAGCACCAGGGCGGC
This genomic interval carries:
- a CDS encoding GNAT family N-acetyltransferase is translated as MLIRRERADDIAAIAAVHRSAFAPQAGDGGSAEPAEVGLVARLRSDASWIPTLSMVAVEYDTVVGHVCLTRAAVGPFPALALGPIGVLAEHQGGGVGAALMHAVLGAADALDEPLVCLLGHLDYYPRFGFVPAARLGITPDDPSWVSHFQVRQLSAYDSQITGEFRYPEPFYDL
- a CDS encoding LmeA family phospholipid-binding protein — its product is MTTKSPSSSTINRRTLLIALTVIAILLATVLVGGEAYARHTVSRCISTQFEKEMGSKIDVGFGMKPMLITWIDGKVPEVTVDSDDTKFGPAVGMVVHAEFHDVEVVDNGRGGGTIGSSSAEVTWSNDGIRQTLGNLVSGVRSAPSSGMLSLDVLGGLAQLQVQPVIKGGVIEVETMSAQLLGMGLPTDLVQGIVEVFTKSLQSYPYNLTPTEVKVTDDGIAVRLTGTGAELPAATDSSATCA
- the deoC gene encoding deoxyribose-phosphate aldolase; this encodes MASSASPTRAEVAAMIDHTLLAPGATPADVTALIEQARELGVLAICVSPSMLPVRAPGLVVATVAGFPSGKHHSLVKGAEARLAVEQGAAEVDMVIDVGAALAGEYDAVLADIVTVREAIGERAVLKVIIESAALPDDAIVAVCRAAERAGADFVKTSTGFHPAGGASVHAVELMAATVGGRLGVKASGGIRTAEAAAQLIAAGATRLGLSKSAEVLEGFPA